The following are from one region of the Phyllostomus discolor isolate MPI-MPIP mPhyDis1 chromosome 9, mPhyDis1.pri.v3, whole genome shotgun sequence genome:
- the LOC114506119 gene encoding lipopolysaccharide-binding protein-like, with amino-acid sequence MMASLSCVVVALLLLAEVSRLGEGASNPGFVARITGEGLEYVHRYGMATLKEELSTISLPDLSGSFRAGWMGSVSYEFWSLRIQDFQLSDSSLSLDPGQGIEVSLFTDYVSVHGNWKVKKDFITLHGTFDVSVDDISISISLELGKDQSGRPTASVSYCSNSIGHVSIDLSGSLSWLLNLFHEIIGNSLKNIVKEKICEMVMQLAASHLKPHLRTLPVILEIDQVAFIDYRLVGAPQVTSQGLDVPFKVRGCGKRALELRPGRKPAPPPTCLSTCPPSPLHLPLHPHPGPGPTVGRAVLSTAGQNLKQGL; translated from the exons ATGATGGCCAGTCTGTCCTGTGTGGTAGTGGCCCTACTGCTGCTGGCAGAGGTCTCCAGGCTTGGAGAAGGGGCTTCTAATCCCGGGTTTGTGGCCAGGATCACCGGAGAAGGCTTGGAATATG TCCACCGATATGGAATGGCCACCCTGAAGGAGGAGCTGTCCACCATCAGCTTGCCTGATCTGTCGGGAAGCTTCCGCGCTGGTTGGATGGGAAGTGTGAGCTATGAGTTCTGGAG CCTGAGAATCCAAGACTTCCAACTCAGTGACTCCAGTCTGAGTCTAGACCCAGGGCAAGGCATCGAGGTCTCTCTGTTCACTGACTACGTGTCTGTCCACGGGAACTGGAAGGTGAAAAAGGATTTCAT CACCTTACATGGTACTTTTGATGTGAGTGTGGATGACATTTCCATCTCAATTTCTCTGGAGTTGGGCAAAGACCAGTCCGGACGACCCACTGCCTCTGTGTCTTACTGCAGCAACTCCATTGGCCACGTCAGCATTGACCTTTCCGGGAGCCTAAG cTGGCTCCTGAACCTCTTCCATGAAATAATTGGAAATAGCTTGAAAAATATCGTGAaggaaaag ATCTGCGAAATGGTCATGCAGTTAGCAGCCTCACACCTGAAGCCCCATCTCCGGACTCTGCCAG TCATCTTGGAGATTGACCAGGTTGCTTTCATTGACTACCGCTTAGTGGGAGCTCCGCAGGTGACCTCCCAAGGCCTGGACGTACCCTTCAAGGTAAGGGGCTGTGGAAAAAGGGCCTTGGAACTGAGACCAGGCAGGAAaccagctccccctcccacctgcctcagcacctgccctccctctccactTCACCTGCCTCTCCATCCACATCCGGGACCGGGGCCCACGGTGGGCAGAGCAGTACTCAGCACTGCAGGGCAAAACCTAAAACAAGGTCTCTGA
- the LOC118496835 gene encoding lipopolysaccharide-binding protein-like, whose translation MIPQLSRLYPDKELELEVSPESAPFLVFTPGNVVLVPVINIQAFVLLPTSSERRPLFQLRARTNIIATIRVSSNKIQGSVTPGR comes from the exons ATGATTCCTCAG CTGTCCAGGTTGTACCCTGATAAGGAGCTAGAGCTTGAGGTGTCACCTGAATCGGCTCCATTCCTAGTGTTCACCCCTGGAAATGTGGTCCTTGTGCCAGTGATAAACATCCAGGCCTTCGTCCTCCTGCCCACGTCCTCCGAACGCAGGCCACTCTTCCAACTCAGGGCG AGAACCAACATCATTGCCACCATCAGGGTGAGCTCCAACAAGATCCAGGGCTCAGTGACCCCAGGAAGGTAA